The Neoasaia chiangmaiensis sequence CGGCCACGACCAGAACGGTTCGGCGGGTGTTGTTCGTTGTCGTGGCAGGCTCCGGCGCGATGTCCTCTCGTGATCCGGTGAACAGTTGCACCGGATGCTCGCTGCCGCGCGAAAGGAAACTCTTGCGTCCGGTTCCGGCCTCGCGGAAGCCGATTTTCCGGAGGACAGCCGCGGAAGCATCGTTGTCGAAAGCAACGTCGGCGGTCAGATGTTCGATCGGGAGGGCAGCGAGGGCCCACCGCGCTGCCCGGCCCGCCGCCGCCGTCGCGACGCCCTGTCCCCAGTGGGCGCGACCGATCCAGTAGCCAAGGCTGGCGGTGCGCCGATTGCGTTCCAGCACGATCCCCACGCATCCGAGCAGCGCATCGTCCTTCGTGACGGCGAAATGGAACGCTTCGCCACCGCTGCTACTGCGACGTGTTTCGGCGAGCCATGCATCGGCCAGTTCGCGCGGGTAGGGAAAGGGCAGATGACTGAGCATCCGCACCACGCTCCAGTCGT is a genomic window containing:
- a CDS encoding bifunctional GNAT family N-acetyltransferase/(deoxy)nucleoside triphosphate pyrophosphohydrolase — encoded protein: MTPTLEAGPYTLRMLQETDAPAVHRLINDWSVVRMLSHLPFPYPRELADAWLAETRRSSSGGEAFHFAVTKDDALLGCVGIVLERNRRTASLGYWIGRAHWGQGVATAAAGRAARWALAALPIEHLTADVAFDNDASAAVLRKIGFREAGTGRKSFLSRGSEHPVQLFTGSREDIAPEPATTTNNTRRTVLVVAAALVDAQQRILLARRPEGKPLAGLWEFPGGKVEAGENPEQALTRELQEELGIDIAQSCLAPFTFVSQDVGRFHLLMPLYLCRRWRNTPQSREGQELAWVPADRLADYPMPAPDRPLIPLLQELL